The following proteins are encoded in a genomic region of Lytechinus variegatus isolate NC3 chromosome 7, Lvar_3.0, whole genome shotgun sequence:
- the LOC121418222 gene encoding T-complex protein 1 subunit delta-like: MNMPTAKAPTHGPSQSAYVDREKPAEIRRSNITAAKAVADAVRTSLGPRGMDKMIQDAKGDVTITNDGATILKQMQVLHPAAKMLVELSKAQDVEAGDGTTSVVVIAGSLLEATARLLDKGIHPTIISESFQNAADKACEILADMSVPVNLNEREALLQSATTSLNSKVVSQYSNLLAPIAVDAILQVIDPSTATNVDLTDIKCIQKLGGTIEDTELVKGLVFSQKAAGSSGPHKVEKAKIGLIQFCLSAPKTDMDNQVVVSDYTQMDRVLREERAYILNLVKQIKKAGCNVLLIQKSILRDGLSDLALHFLQKMKIMVIKDVEREDIEFICKAIGCKPIASIDHFTPEYLASADLVEEVVTGTSKVVKITGAANPGKTMTVLVRGSNKLVLQEAERSIHDALCVIRCLVKKRALIAGGGAPEIEISHRMTEYSNSLSGMEAYCFRAFAQAMEVIPSTLAENAGLNPISVVTELRNRHAQGEKTAGINVRKGAITNILEENVIQPLLVSTSAIQLASETVRSIMKIDDIVNAR; this comes from the exons ATGAACATGCCAACTGCTAAGGCACCAACTCATGGGCCGAGTCAATCGGCTTATGTTGATCGTGAAAAACCGGCGGAGATTAGACGAAGTAACATTACTGCTGCGAAAG CTGTTGCAGATGCTGTCCGTACAAGTTTGGGCCCAAGGGGCATGGATAAGATG ATTCAAGATGCCAAGGGAGATGTAACAATTACCAATGATGGTGCCACCATCTTGAAGCAGATGCAAGTCCTTCATCCAGCAGCCAAAATG CTGGTAGAGCTTTCAAAGGCTCAAGATGTAGAGGCTGGTGATGGAACAACGTCTGTTGTGGTAATTGCTGGGAGTCTTTTGGAGGCAACTGCAAGGCTATTGGACAAAG GTATTCATCCAACCATTATATCCGAGTCCTTCCAAAATGCAGCAGACAAGGCCTGCGAGATCCTGGCTGATATGTCTGTTCCCGTGAACCTCAACGAGAGAGAGGCTCTTCTTCAAAGCGCCACTACATCACTCAACTCTAAG gtTGTATCCCAGTACTCAAATCTCCTTGCTCCTATTGCAGTTGATGCAATCTTACAAGTCATAGACCCATCAACGGCAACCAATGTTGACCTAACTGACATCAAATGTATCCAGAAATTAGG GGGTACCATTGAAGATACTGAATTAGTGAAAGGACTTGTTTTCAGTCAAAAGGCAGCAGGCTCTTCTGGCCCACACAAAGTAGAAAAGGCCAAAATTGGTCTTATCCAGTTCTGCCTTTCAGCTCCCAAGACAGAT ATGGACAACCAGGTTGTGGTCTCAGATTATACCCAGATGGATCGTGTGCTAAGAGAGGAAAGGGCTTACATCCTCAACCTAGTAAAACAGATCAAGAAGGCTGGCTGTAATGTACTCCTTATTCAAAAGTCAattctcag GGATGGCTTGAGTGATTTAGCCCTTCACTTCCTACAGAAGATGAAGATCATGGTGATAAAGGATGTGGAGAGGGAAGACATAGAGTTCATATGCAAG GCCATTGGGTGCAAACCCATTGCAAGCATTGACCACTTCACACCTGAATACCTGGCATCAGCTGACCTGGTGGAGGAAGTCGTTACAGGTACCAGCAAGGTTGTCAAG ATCACCGGTGCAGCTAATCCTGGTAAGACCATGACTGTCTTGGTTAGAGGATCCAACAAGCTTGTCCTACAAGAGGCAGAACGCTCTATCCATGACGCTCTCTGTGTCATCAGGTGTCTTGTAAAGAAAAG GGCTCTGATAGCTGGCGGAGGGGCACCCGAGATCGAGATCTCTCACCGCATGACGGAGTACAGCAACAGTCTGAGTGGCATGGAGGCTTATTGCTTCCGAGCCTTCGCCCAGGCCATGGAGGTCATCCCGTCTACGCTGGCTGAGAATGCCGGGCTGAATCCCATCAGTGTTGTGACGGAGCTGAGGAACAGGCATGCCCAGGGAGAAAAGACTGCTGGTATCAATGTCAGAAAG GGTGCAATCACTAATATCCTTGAGGAGAATGTTATCCAGCCTCTGCTTGTATCAACCAGTGCAATCCAGCTGGCTTCAGAGACAGTGAGGAGTATCATGAAGATTGATGACATT